TTTAATAATGAGGAGATGATCATAACTATTAAAGAGTTAAGAGCCACCCCAGCCGGAGTTCACGCGCTACGTCTTTACCGGGAACAACGCCGGAATCAATTAACAATTAACAATTAACAATTCACAATCATCCCACAATTCCACTTGTGGGATTTTACGTTTAATTTTAATTACCAACAATTGAGCATGTAATCAAAAAATGGCTAATAATGATATTGAGAATATTTACAACTTCCTGAAGATTTCTGACTCAATAACAACCGCCGGACAACCGACAACAGAACAATTTACACTTATTAAACTATCAAATTATCAAGTAGTTATTAATCTTGCCCTCTTCGACTCTCCCAATGCCTTACCTAATGAAGAATCAATTGTTAAATCTCTAGGAATGGAATATATTCACATACCTGTGATTTGGGAAAATCCTACTATTGAAGACATGACTCGTTTCTTTAGCGTTATAAAAAACTTTTCAAACAAACAAATTTTTATTCATTGTGCTGCTAACAAAAGAGTATCAGCTTTTATTTACCTTTATCGCATTATTCACCAAGGATTAAACAAAGAAGAAGCTCAAAAAGATTTACATCGAATTTGGATACCCAATGAAAGATGGCAAAATTTTATTCAACAAGTTATTGACTATTTTTAGTTAATAACTACAACCTCAATAAAATAAAGCTTATTATTTATCAATTAATATGTTAAGTCAGACAAAAGAAATAATCGCGCATTAACTAACGTCTTTCTCTAGATTGATGACAAAAATATTTGCCAAGCCCCAAAATCTTACTATCGGCATTTTAATTGACTAAAGGATTTTATGGTAGCTCCCATTGAATTTAATTTATTTGCTCCATATAACAAAGGAGCCGCTTTAATAGGGACATTTTCAGAGTGGAAAGAAATCCCAATGAAAAAAGGCGAAGATGGTTATTTTCGCACAACTGTGGAACTAGAAGATGGCGTTTATCAATACAAATTTAAAGTTCAATCTAAATCTTGGTTTTTTGAAGAAGATCAATGGGTAGATGTTGTAGACCCTTATGCTACCGATATTGATAATCCTACACAAAATGGCGTAGTACGGATTAAAGATGGTGAAAGAATAGTTGATACTTATGTTTGGCAGCATGATGACAAACCCTTACCTGCCGATCATGAATTAGTAATATATGAAATGCACGTTGGGGATTTTTCCGGTGGTGAAGATGATCCCTTTGCTCGTGGTCAATATAAACACGTTATTGAAAAATTAGATTACCTTTGTGACTTAGGTATTAATGCAATTGAATTAATGCCTGTAAAAGAGTATCCAGGGGATCACAGTTGGGGTTACAACCCACGTTATTTTTTTGCAACAGAATCTAGCTATGGCACTACAGAAGGCTTGAAAAAGCTAATTGATGAATGCCACGGGCGGGGTATTCGTGTACTAATGGACGGGATTTTTAACCACTCAGAAGCAGAAAGTCCCCTCACTCAAATTGATCACGATTACTGGTATCATCACTCACCACGCGATCCTGATAATAACTGGGGGCCAGAATTTAATTACGAATTCTACGACGAAAAGTTAGAAACATATCCTGCCCGTAAATTTGTGGGTGATACAGTTCGTTTTTGGATTCAAGAATATCATATTGACGGCATTCGCTACGATGCTGCAAGACAAATTGCTAACTACGACCTCATGCACTGGTTAGTTCAAGAAGCTAAACAAACTGCAAGCATGAAGCCTTTTTATAACATTGCTGAACACATTCCTGAAACAACCAGCATCACTAATGTTGATGGGCCAATGGATGCTTGCTGGCATGAAAGTTTTTATCACTGTGTTTTAGAACATATCTGTGGAGATAC
This genomic interval from Oculatellaceae cyanobacterium contains the following:
- a CDS encoding protein tyrosine phosphatase family protein; amino-acid sequence: MANNDIENIYNFLKISDSITTAGQPTTEQFTLIKLSNYQVVINLALFDSPNALPNEESIVKSLGMEYIHIPVIWENPTIEDMTRFFSVIKNFSNKQIFIHCAANKRVSAFIYLYRIIHQGLNKEEAQKDLHRIWIPNERWQNFIQQVIDYF
- a CDS encoding alpha-amylase family glycosyl hydrolase encodes the protein MVAPIEFNLFAPYNKGAALIGTFSEWKEIPMKKGEDGYFRTTVELEDGVYQYKFKVQSKSWFFEEDQWVDVVDPYATDIDNPTQNGVVRIKDGERIVDTYVWQHDDKPLPADHELVIYEMHVGDFSGGEDDPFARGQYKHVIEKLDYLCDLGINAIELMPVKEYPGDHSWGYNPRYFFATESSYGTTEGLKKLIDECHGRGIRVLMDGIFNHSEAESPLTQIDHDYWYHHSPRDPDNNWGPEFNYEFYDEKLETYPARKFVGDTVRFWIQEYHIDGIRYDAARQIANYDLMHWLVQEAKQTASMKPFYNIAEHIPETTSITNVDGPMDACWHESFYHCVLEHICGDTFDLERLKDALDAKRQGFMGTTNVVNYLTNHDHNHVMAELANREIFDEEAFRRAKLGAVLLMTAMGVPLIWMGEEFGEYKYKTPDQAKIEWPLLGNDLNRGLFDYYKGLIALRKNNHALYTENIEFFHENPETKVLAYTRWNDEGSRLVVVANFSDQFLGGYSVPGFPENGTWHEWTYDHDVEVGDNNLITDLGEYEAKVFVWH